The Anguilla anguilla isolate fAngAng1 chromosome 4, fAngAng1.pri, whole genome shotgun sequence genome has a window encoding:
- the zgc:103559 gene encoding allantoinase, mitochondrial isoform X1: MEPGSPVSAVRSQRVLCGNDIRPALILIREGKISKILPDTSLDVDAACQVLDVGDRLVMPGVVDCHVHVNEPGRTTWEGYWTATRAAAAGGVTTIVDMPLNSIPPTTTLSNFQEKMKAATGQCFVDTAFWGGVIPDNQLELRPMIQAGVAGFKCFLIHSGVDEFPHVTDGDLHGAMKQLQGTGSVLLFHAEREVQQPSGEEGDPSEYSTFLKSRPDIMELEAINVVAQLCQQYQVRCHIVHLSSAQPLEVIQAARQAGAPLTVETTHHYLTLSAEDIPAKATQYKCCPPIRGQANQEQLWSALKAGQIDMVVSDHSPCTPDLKRLDSGDFVQAWGGISSLQFGLSLFWTKASKKGFSLPDAVKILCQRPAQLCSLDKQKGSLFPGYDADLVIWDPEKEFEVKDENIHHKNKLTPYLGFKLLGEVYATIVRGKIVYKQGSFSSQPLGRHLLVSQAKTQASL; the protein is encoded by the exons ATGGAGCCAGGCTCAccagtcagtgctgtgagaaGCCAAAGGGTGCTCTGTGGCAATGACATTCGCCCCGCCCTCATTCTCATCAGAGAGGGGAAAATCTCCAAGATACTTCCTGACACCAGCCTCGATGTGGATGCTGCATGCCAG GTTTTGGATGTTGGCGACAGGTTGGTGATGCCAGGTGTTGTGGACTGCCATGTCCACGTGAACGAACCCGGCCGCACCACCTGGGAGGGCTACTGGACCGCCACACGGGCTGCAGCCGCAGGTGGGGTCACCACCATAGTGGACATGCCTCT CAACAGCATACCCCCTACCACCACCCTGAGCAACTTCCAGGAGAAGATGAAAGCAGCCACGGGACAGTGCTTTGTGGATACAGCATTTTGGGGAGGGGTTATTCCAGACAACCAG CTGGAGCTCCGGCCCATGATCCAGGCGGGAGTGGCCGGCTTCAAGTGCTTCCTGATCCACAGTGGGGTGGATGAGTTCCCACACGTGACTGACGGCGACCTGCACGGAGCCATGAAGCAGCTACAGGGCACTGGGAGCGTGCTGCTG TTTCATGCTGAGAGGGAGGTCCAACAGCCATCAGGAGAAGAAGGAG ATCCGAGTGAATACTCCACATTCCTGAAATCCAGACCGGACATCATGGAGCTTGAGGCCATCAACGTCGTGGCACAGCTCTGCCAGCAGTACCA AGTGCGATGCCACATCGTGCACCTCTCCTCTGCCCAGCCGCTGGAGGTCATCCAGGCCGCGCGACAGGCCGGCGCCCCTCTCACGGTGGAGACCACACACCACTACCTCACCCTCTCAGCTGAAGACATACCCGCCAAGGCCACTCAGTACAAGTGCTGTCCGCCCATCAGAGGGCAAGCCAATCAG GAGCAGCTGTGGTCAGCACTGAAAGCTGGACAGATTGACATGGTGGTGTCAGACCACTCCCCCTGCACCCCCGATCTCAAGAGGCTGGACAGCGGCGATTTCGTTCAGGCGTGGGGCGGGATCTCCTCCCTGCAATTCG GTCTGTCTCTGTTCTGGACCAAGGCCAGTAAAAAAGGCTTTTCACTGCCTGATGCGGTGAAGATCCTCTGCCAGAGACCAGCACAGCTCTGCAGCCTGGACAAGCAGAAGGGAAGCCTCTTTCCAGGCTATGATGCTGACCTTGTAATCTGGGATCCAGAGAAAGAGTTTGAG GTGAAAGACGAAAACATACACCACAAAAACAAG ttaaCACCGTACCTTGGCTTCAAGCTGCTAGGGGAGGTATATGCCACCATAGTCCGGGGGAAGATTGTCTACAAGCAAGGCTCCTTCTCCTCTCAGCCTTTGGGGAGGCACCTCCTGGTCTCCCAGGCAAAGACCCAGGCATCACTATGA
- the agxta gene encoding alanine--glyoxylate and serine--pyruvate aminotransferase a isoform X2, with product MTQRTLLTRGALLSQQITLGSSIYTAVTASPWKRFHRAMSSTSIPPPACLLQPFEAPYRHMFGPGPSDVPPRVLAAGGRPIIGHMHKEMFEIMDHIKKGIQYAFQTQNNMTIAMSGSGHTAMECAIFNSVEPGESVLMAVNGIWGERAAEIAERIGAKVNTIITAPGSSFTNEEIEEALAKHKPVLFFLTHGESSSGVAHPIDGIGDLCLRHNCLFLVDAVASLGGSPLYMDKQGIDILYSGSQKVLNSPPGTAPISFSERACKKIFNRKTKPVSYLLDMTWLANYWGCDGKPARMYHHTGPVSGFFTLRESLAILVETGLENSWQRHKDVAEHFHKGLEDLGLKLFVEDKNLETHRRTAKKWSDSNLILLRNSKYT from the exons ATGACACAGCGGACTTTGCTAACCAGAGGTGCGCTCCTGTCACAGCAGATTACTTTGGGTAGTTCCATTTATACCGCTGTAACTGCTTCCCCGTGGAAACGCTTCCATCGAGCCATGTCCTCTACCAGCATTCCGCCCCCGGCATGCCTGCTCCAGCCGTTCGAGGCTCCCTACCGGCACATGTTTGGACCGGGACCGTCCGACGTCCCTCCTCGCGTGCTAGCAGCTGGAGGAAGACCAATTATAGGTCACATGCACAAAGAAATGTTCGAG ATTATGGATCACATTAAGAAGGGAATCCAGTATGCATTCCAGACGCAGAACAACATGACTATTGCCATGAGCGGTTCAGGTCACACCGCCATGGAATGTGCCATTTTCAACAGTGTGGAGCCTGGGGAGAGTGTCCTTATGGCAGTCAATGGAATATGGGGGGAACGGGCCGCTGAAATCGCTGAGAGGATTG gtGCTAAAGTGAACACCATAATCACAGCTCCTGGTAGTTCTTTCACCAATGAAGAAATTGAAGAG GCTCTGGCCAAACACAAGCCTGTTCTCTTCTTCCTCACGCACGGAGAGTCATCCTCAGGGGTTGCGCATCCCATCGATGGCATTGGGGACCTGTGTCTCAG GCACAACTGTTTGTTCTTAGTAGATGCCGTGGCATCGCTGGGTGGTTCACCACTATATATGGACAAACAAG GCATTGACATCCTATACTCAGGCTCCCAGAAGGTCCTGAATTCTCCTCCTGGGACCGCACCCATCTCCTTCAGTGAGCGTGCATG TAAAAAGATATTCAACAGGAAAACAAAGCCTGTGTCCTACCTCCTGGACATGACCTGGCTGGCTAACTACTGGGGATGCGATGGCAAGCCAGCTAGAAT GTACCACCACACAGGGCCTGTATCCGGATTCTTCACTCTGAGGGAGAGTCTAGCCATACTTGTAGAGACG GGACTGGAAAACTCATGGCAACGGCACAAGGATGTGGCAGAGCACTTCCACAAGGGCCTGGAGGACCTGGGGCTCAAGCTGTTTGTAGAGGACAAG AACTTAGAAACCCATAGACGTACAGCCAAAAAATGGTCGGACAGTAACCTTATTTTGCTACGAAATAGTAAATATACGTAA
- the agxta gene encoding alanine--glyoxylate and serine--pyruvate aminotransferase a isoform X1 produces MTQRTLLTRGALLSQQITLGSSIYTAVTASPWKRFHRAMSSTSIPPPACLLQPFEAPYRHMFGPGPSDVPPRVLAAGGRPIIGHMHKEMFEIMDHIKKGIQYAFQTQNNMTIAMSGSGHTAMECAIFNSVEPGESVLMAVNGIWGERAAEIAERIGAKVNTIITAPGSSFTNEEIEEALAKHKPVLFFLTHGESSSGVAHPIDGIGDLCLRHNCLFLVDAVASLGGSPLYMDKQGIDILYSGSQKVLNSPPGTAPISFSERACKKIFNRKTKPVSYLLDMTWLANYWGCDGKPARMYHHTGPVSGFFTLRESLAILVETGLENSWQRHKDVAEHFHKGLEDLGLKLFVEDKNVRLPTVTTIVVPAGYDWKEIVAYVMKHHQIEISGGLGPSAGKVLRVGLMGCNSSIANADMVLAALGDALKCCHRSKV; encoded by the exons ATGACACAGCGGACTTTGCTAACCAGAGGTGCGCTCCTGTCACAGCAGATTACTTTGGGTAGTTCCATTTATACCGCTGTAACTGCTTCCCCGTGGAAACGCTTCCATCGAGCCATGTCCTCTACCAGCATTCCGCCCCCGGCATGCCTGCTCCAGCCGTTCGAGGCTCCCTACCGGCACATGTTTGGACCGGGACCGTCCGACGTCCCTCCTCGCGTGCTAGCAGCTGGAGGAAGACCAATTATAGGTCACATGCACAAAGAAATGTTCGAG ATTATGGATCACATTAAGAAGGGAATCCAGTATGCATTCCAGACGCAGAACAACATGACTATTGCCATGAGCGGTTCAGGTCACACCGCCATGGAATGTGCCATTTTCAACAGTGTGGAGCCTGGGGAGAGTGTCCTTATGGCAGTCAATGGAATATGGGGGGAACGGGCCGCTGAAATCGCTGAGAGGATTG gtGCTAAAGTGAACACCATAATCACAGCTCCTGGTAGTTCTTTCACCAATGAAGAAATTGAAGAG GCTCTGGCCAAACACAAGCCTGTTCTCTTCTTCCTCACGCACGGAGAGTCATCCTCAGGGGTTGCGCATCCCATCGATGGCATTGGGGACCTGTGTCTCAG GCACAACTGTTTGTTCTTAGTAGATGCCGTGGCATCGCTGGGTGGTTCACCACTATATATGGACAAACAAG GCATTGACATCCTATACTCAGGCTCCCAGAAGGTCCTGAATTCTCCTCCTGGGACCGCACCCATCTCCTTCAGTGAGCGTGCATG TAAAAAGATATTCAACAGGAAAACAAAGCCTGTGTCCTACCTCCTGGACATGACCTGGCTGGCTAACTACTGGGGATGCGATGGCAAGCCAGCTAGAAT GTACCACCACACAGGGCCTGTATCCGGATTCTTCACTCTGAGGGAGAGTCTAGCCATACTTGTAGAGACG GGACTGGAAAACTCATGGCAACGGCACAAGGATGTGGCAGAGCACTTCCACAAGGGCCTGGAGGACCTGGGGCTCAAGCTGTTTGTAGAGGACAAG AACGTGAGGCTGCCGACAGTCACCACCATTGTGGTTCCCGCAGGATATGACTGGAAGGAGATTGTTGCCTATGTCATGAAACACCACCAGATAGAAATTTCTGGAGGCCTGGGGCCCTCTGCTGGCAAG GTCTTACGTGTGGGGCTGATGGGATGCAACAGCAGCATAGCCAATGCGGACATGGTGCTGGCTGCCCTGGGAGATGCACTGAAATGCTGCCACAGGAGCAAGGTCTAG
- the zgc:103559 gene encoding allantoinase, mitochondrial isoform X2, whose translation MPGFGCWRQVGDARCCGLPCPRERTRPHHLGGLLDRHTGCSRSNSIPPTTTLSNFQEKMKAATGQCFVDTAFWGGVIPDNQLELRPMIQAGVAGFKCFLIHSGVDEFPHVTDGDLHGAMKQLQGTGSVLLFHAEREVQQPSGEEGDPSEYSTFLKSRPDIMELEAINVVAQLCQQYQVRCHIVHLSSAQPLEVIQAARQAGAPLTVETTHHYLTLSAEDIPAKATQYKCCPPIRGQANQEQLWSALKAGQIDMVVSDHSPCTPDLKRLDSGDFVQAWGGISSLQFGLSLFWTKASKKGFSLPDAVKILCQRPAQLCSLDKQKGSLFPGYDADLVIWDPEKEFEVKDENIHHKNKLTPYLGFKLLGEVYATIVRGKIVYKQGSFSSQPLGRHLLVSQAKTQASL comes from the exons ATGCCAG GTTTTGGATGTTGGCGACAGGTTGGTGATGCCAGGTGTTGTGGACTGCCATGTCCACGTGAACGAACCCGGCCGCACCACCTGGGAGGGCTACTGGACCGCCACACGGGCTGCAGCCGCAG CAACAGCATACCCCCTACCACCACCCTGAGCAACTTCCAGGAGAAGATGAAAGCAGCCACGGGACAGTGCTTTGTGGATACAGCATTTTGGGGAGGGGTTATTCCAGACAACCAG CTGGAGCTCCGGCCCATGATCCAGGCGGGAGTGGCCGGCTTCAAGTGCTTCCTGATCCACAGTGGGGTGGATGAGTTCCCACACGTGACTGACGGCGACCTGCACGGAGCCATGAAGCAGCTACAGGGCACTGGGAGCGTGCTGCTG TTTCATGCTGAGAGGGAGGTCCAACAGCCATCAGGAGAAGAAGGAG ATCCGAGTGAATACTCCACATTCCTGAAATCCAGACCGGACATCATGGAGCTTGAGGCCATCAACGTCGTGGCACAGCTCTGCCAGCAGTACCA AGTGCGATGCCACATCGTGCACCTCTCCTCTGCCCAGCCGCTGGAGGTCATCCAGGCCGCGCGACAGGCCGGCGCCCCTCTCACGGTGGAGACCACACACCACTACCTCACCCTCTCAGCTGAAGACATACCCGCCAAGGCCACTCAGTACAAGTGCTGTCCGCCCATCAGAGGGCAAGCCAATCAG GAGCAGCTGTGGTCAGCACTGAAAGCTGGACAGATTGACATGGTGGTGTCAGACCACTCCCCCTGCACCCCCGATCTCAAGAGGCTGGACAGCGGCGATTTCGTTCAGGCGTGGGGCGGGATCTCCTCCCTGCAATTCG GTCTGTCTCTGTTCTGGACCAAGGCCAGTAAAAAAGGCTTTTCACTGCCTGATGCGGTGAAGATCCTCTGCCAGAGACCAGCACAGCTCTGCAGCCTGGACAAGCAGAAGGGAAGCCTCTTTCCAGGCTATGATGCTGACCTTGTAATCTGGGATCCAGAGAAAGAGTTTGAG GTGAAAGACGAAAACATACACCACAAAAACAAG ttaaCACCGTACCTTGGCTTCAAGCTGCTAGGGGAGGTATATGCCACCATAGTCCGGGGGAAGATTGTCTACAAGCAAGGCTCCTTCTCCTCTCAGCCTTTGGGGAGGCACCTCCTGGTCTCCCAGGCAAAGACCCAGGCATCACTATGA